The genomic stretch ATCCCGCCGTTCGCCGAGACGCAGTGGTACGTGATCAAGGTCCTCGACAATGCGTCGAAGACCGGTCAGTCCGCGCCGCGCTGAGCCGCGCCGAGGACCCCCCGCACGAAAGGCACGACCGGATCGGCGGCGATCGCCGGTCCGGGGCCGCTGCCGATCAGGCGCCAGCCCGTGCTGCCGTCGGCGAGGAGGAGCGACTCGCCATGGGGCAGGTCGGCGGAGGCGCTCTCGCGCGCGAGACGCGCCCAGCCGTGGGTGACATAAGCCGATTCCGACACCGCGCACCACGTCGCGGAAAGCGCCTGGGCGCGAGCGACGAGCGGGCTCGTCGCCGGGGAACCGCGATGCGCGTCGATCGCCTCGTGGACGAGACGCTCGGAGCGGGCGACGAACGCCGCGTCTCCGTCGATCGCCATCGCGAGCCGCCCGCCCGCCGAGGCGGCCCTGAAGAGCCCGACGGGCACGTCGCGGTAGCGCGCGATCGAGGCGCGGTCGGTGAGGGCGGCGAGCGCGAAGACAGTGTCGAAGAGCGACCGCAGGCGATCGGAGCGCTTCAGCTCGACGGCGACGAGGGCCTCGGGGGCGCCCCCGGGCGGCGGCTCGTAGAGCGCGAACAGCACGAGCCCGCCGAGGTCCTCGGCGAGCTGCGCGCGGAGCGGACGTCCCAGCACACGCTCCGCGAGATCGGCGCGGGCGCGCCAGTCGTCGAGCGCAGCGCCGCCGAAGTCCGGGTCGGCGAGCCTCGCGGGCACGATGCGCGCGGCTTCGACGGCGCTGGGCGTGCCCGGAAGCGTGCCCCACAGCGCCGAGGACGAAGGTCCCCGAACGTCGCGATCGAGCAGGGAGAAGACGGCGGCGTCGTCGAGCCGCCAGCTCTCCCCGTTCGCGCGGATCTCACCGCGCGCGCGAGCGGGCAATGCGTCTCCGAGCTTGGAGAGCCCGTGCTCGGTGAGGCGCTCGCGCAGGAGGGCCGGGGGCGCCAGGTCGAGACGGAGCGTTCCGTCGGACGTGCGCTCGGCGGCGAGGAGCGCCCCGGCGGGCACGATCGACCGGTAATAGGGCACGGTCCGGAGAAGCGCATGCGGATCTCCGGGATGTGCGTCCGGTGCCGTGCCGCGCACGGCGAACCGCCAGACGGCAACGGCGGCGATGACGAGAACGACGAGCGCGAGCGTCGCCGCGAGGCGACGGCTCATGCGCCGGCCCGGAACGGCGCCTGCTGGTAGAAGACCGCCGCGTCCTTCGCCGCGAAGCCTGGCGTGTCGGCCGCGCGCTTGTAGTACTCGATCGCTTTCGCGCGATCACCCATGAGATCCGCGGCCTGTCCCTGGCGGAGCTGGCATCCCGCTTTGACGGCGGGCGGCAGCGGCCCGTTCGCCGCGCGCTCGAGCAGGGTGATCGCTTCGCCGGGTTTCCCCTGGCGCAGCTGCGCGTCGCCCGCGATGAGCGCCAGGACCGGCCGCTCGGGGGCGGCATCGGCGAGCGCGATCAGGTGACCCGCGTCGGCCGGAATCGTCTTCCAGTCGATCCCTTCCGCGAGCTTCTGCGCCGCCGCCTCGATCTGCAAGAGGTCTCTCGTGATCGACGCCGTCAGGCCGTTTCCCGACGCGAGGGCCGCATGCGCCGTCGCCCGCGCCCGATCGGGGCGGAGGGCGCCGAACTCGGCGCGCGCGCGCAGGAGGTCGATCGAGCGCAGGACGACCGGATCGACGTCCCGGAGCGTCGCCGCACGCTCCGCCGCCTTCGTGAGCGCGGCGATCGCCGCGTCGTTGCGTCCGAGCGAGATGTCGAGGCGCGCGGAGGCGTAGAGGCTTGCGATCGCGTCGGGAGCCGCCTGGAGGAGGAGATCCCGCTGCTCGAGGGCGCGCGCGTACTGCTGCTCGTGGCGCTGCGCATAAAGGGTGATGAGAAGGATGCGTGCCTCGAACGCGAAGTGCGGGCTCTCGCGGGCGGCCGTTTCGAGCTGCTCGATCCCGCGCTCGCGGTTGCCGGCCGGAATGAACAGGAGCGCGCGCAAGCCTTTGACGAACGACGGGAGCGCGTCGGCCATGTAGTTGTAGGTGCCGAGGCCGAAGTACGCGTCGCTGGCTTGCGCCCCGTCGCGGACCGCCTCCTCGAGGGTCTTCTTCGCCTTCTTCGCCTCGAACGCCGCCGCCATCGGCCGCTTCTGCCAGGCACGGAGCTGGGCGAGGAGCAGGTGAGCGTTCCCGCTCCACAGGAGCGTGTCGTCGTCCTCCGCGGCCACGACCCCGTTGAGCTGGTGCTCGAAGAGAGCCTGGAGCTCGAGATTGTCGTCGTCGAACACGAGGCGCCACCACGTGATGAATGCCGCGAGGAAGCGGCGCTCCACGTCGTCACCGGCCGCCGCGTTCTTCTCGACCGCCGCAGCGAATCGGGCGTCGTGGAGCAGGCTGGAATAGGCGGTTTGGTCGTGGTCGGCCGCCCGCGCCGGGGGGGCCGCCGCCGCACAAAACACCGCGCCCACGACAATCCAGGCCGCCGTTCTCACGCGACTTTCCTTTCCGTCGGCGATCTCTATATTGTGATGCGGGGGACATTATAGGTTCGTCGACGCGGGGGAGCCGGGCTCCTGCGCCACTGGGGTGATGCCGGGATGCAGGCCACGTTCAGCAGCCAGACGCTCGCGGAGATCTTCCGCGATCTCTACCTGGGAGAGCGCTCGGGAGTCCTCGAGCTCTCTCGCAGCGGCGTCGACAAGAGGATCTTCTTCGATCGCGGCATGATCCTCTTCGCTGAGTCGAACGCGGACGACGAAGACCTCGGCCGCCGGCTCGTCAACGAAGGCAAGATCTCGCCGGGGGCGCTCGCCGAGGCGCGGCGCAACATCAGCGAGTCGAAGGATCTCGCCCAGGCCCTCGTCAACCGGGGTCTGATCGGCAAGGAGACCCTCTCGCACACGGTGAGGTATCTCGTCGAGCGGGTCGTTCAGTCCTCGTTCCAGTGGGAGGGCGGCACGGCCCGCTTCAGCGACGGCTGGCTGCTGCAGGAGATCTTCGAGAGCGACATCCTCCTCACCTTCGAGGTCATCCTCGGCGGGATCGGCTCGATGGTCGAATTCGGCCCGATCCAGGAGGCGATGAAGGGGCTCGACAACCGGCTCAAGCTCCGCCGCCCGACGCCGGTGCCGATCGAGCGGCTCGCTCTCTCGCCGGCACACGGCTACATCCTGTCGCGCATCGACGGCACGTCGAAGCTCGACGACATCCTGGCGCTCCTCCCTCCCGGAGAGGAGGGGCTGACGTGCCGGTTCCTGTACGGCCTCCTCGTCATGGGGGTCGTGGTCTACGACCCGCCGGTCGGGGAAGGGCCGTTCCGGGTCGGCGCGATCCTGCGCGACCACGCCGACGCGGTCGCGCTCGAGCGGGTGCAGGAGAAGCTCATCCTCGAGACCTACGAAGGGCTGAAGAACAAGAACCCCCAGGAGATCCTCGGCCTCACGTCGCAGAACGTCACGCGTGAGGCGGTCGAGCGCGCGTACCAAGACGCCAAGGACCTCGTCAGCCGCGACCGCATCCTGCCGCGCATCCGCGAAAAACTGCGCTCGGAGCTCGGGCTCATCGAGAGCCGCCTCGTCGAGGCGTATCTGACCCTGACCCAGGCGCGCAGCGAGCCGAAGGCGGTGGAAGCGGGCAGCGGAGTCGGCGAGTCGCACGTCGACGGGATGCTCGTGCGCGTCGAGATGGACAAGACCCGGAACAAGATGGCGGTCGAGGAGAACGCGCGCCTGGCGGAGCAGTACTACGCGAAGGCGAAGAAGTTCCTCCGCGAGGCCGACTACTACAACGCCATCCAGTACGGGAAGCTCGCGATCAGCTACGCGCCCGAGGACGCCCGCTTCTACTTCCTGCTCGGCGAGTGCCAGGTCAAGAATCCCGACCAGCGGTGGCAGCGCATGGCCGAGCAGAACTATTTGAAGGCCGCCGAGCTCGACCAGTGGAACGTCGAGTATCGGGTCTCGCTCGGGAAGTTCTACAAGCGTCGCGGGCTCAAGCTCCGGGCCAAGAAGCAGTTCGAGGAGGCCCTCCAGCTCTCGCCGACGCACGAGGCCGCGCTCAAGGAGCTCGAAGCGCTCGCCTGATTTCCCCGTCCCGCCGCGCTTTTATTGACAGCCGAAGGCCCCTTGCTATAATCCGCGGTCTTCGGAAAGCACATGTTCATTGATATTAATAGTCTAGGGCCCGAAGGCCTCGCCTTCGAGCGCTCACTTCGCTTGGACGGTCTCGAAGGGCCGAGCCGCGAACGTTTGCCGGTCGTGCCGGCGCGCCTCGCGGGCTCGCTCAGTCCGGGAGGGCGCGGGCCGCATCTCGAGGGAAGCCTCGAGGCGGTCGTACCGCTCACGTGCAGCCGCTGCCTCGAGCCGTTTCCTTGGAGCGTCCACTCGGACTTCGACCTGGTCGTAGTGCGGGAGGAACCGGCGCTCGCCGAGGACGACGACGAACTCGATGAGGACGCCGCGGAGGCGCTCGTCGCCCCCGAGGGAAAGATCGGGCTCGAAGACTTGGCCAAGGAACAGCTCTACCTCAACCTTCCCCTGAAACCGATCTGCCGGCCCGATTGCAAGGGGTTGTGCACCTCCTGCGGCGCCAACCGCAACACGACGACCTGCGGCTGCGCGACCGAAGCCGTCGACCCCCGCATGGCGCCGCTGCTCGAGTTCCGCAAGAAGAAGATCGACTCCTAGCGCTCGCGCGCACGAGGTCCTCCGATGCCGAATCCCAAGAGACGTCACTCTCGCGCGAGGCGCGACAAGCGTCGCGCGCACGACGCGCTGGCTCAGCCCGGCGTGTCCGTGTGCCCCAATTGCCAGGAGCGCAAGCTCCCGCACCGCGTGTGCCCGCACTGCGGCCACTACAAGGGCCGCGAGGTCGTCGAGCCGCCGTCAGCCTGACCTGACGAGGGGGGTATGATCGGCCGCCGCGCCCGCTCCTTCGGCGTGGAGGAGGGTGGATGGGGAGTCGCAGCGCCATCGTGACGGGGACCGGTATGAGTGTCCCCGAGCGCGTGATGACGAATCATGACCTCGAGCGCATCGTCGAGACGAGCGACGATTGGATCCGCACCCGGACCGGCATCCGTGAGCGGCGGATCGCCGAACCGCACGAGTACATGTCGCAGTTCGCCATCGAGGCCGGCCGGCGCGCCGTCGACATGGCCGGTCTGACCCCCGAAGCGATCGAGATCATCATCTGCGCCACGGTGACCCCCGACGTCCCGATTCCGGCGACGGCCTGTTTCATCCAGCACGGGCTCGGCTGCAAGAACGCGGCCGCCTTCGACATGTCGGCAGGCTGCTCGGGCTTCATCTACGCGCAATCGGTCGCGAAGCAGTTCATCGTCAGCGGCCGATGCAAGCACGTGCTCGTCATCGGCGCGGAGCTCCTGAGCAAGTTCCTCGATTGGACCGACCGCACGACCTGCGTCATCTTCGCCGACGGCGCCGGCGCCGCGGTGATGAGCGAGGGCGAGGAGCCGCGCGGCGTCCTCGCCTCGGCCATGCACACCGACGGCAGCATGAGCGACTTCATCTGCATGGAAGGTGGCGGATCGCGGTATCCGGCGAGCGCCGAAACCGTCGCGGCGGGCAAGCACTTCATCACGATGCGCGGGAACGAGACGTTCAAGATCGCGGTGCGCTCGCTCGAGGACGTTTCGCGCGAAGTGCTCGCGAAGGCCGGACTGACACCGGACGACGTCACGTGGTTCATCCCGCACCAGGCGAACCTGCGGATCCTCTCCGCGGTCGGCGATCGCCTCGGCATCCCGGCCGAGCGGTCATGGGTCAACGTCGACCGTTACGGCAACACCTCGGCGGCGTCGATCCCGATCGCGCTCGACGAGGCGGTGCGCGCGGGGAAGGTCAAGCGCGGCGACGTCGTGCTCATGGCGGCGTTCGGCGCGGGGCTGACCTGGGCGGCCTCGGTGGTGCGCTGGTGAAGTCGTTCGTCGCGCTGTTTCCGGGCCAGGGATCTCAGTATCCGGGGATGGGGAAGGACCTCGCCGCCGATCCCGTGGCCGCTTCGGTGTTCGCCGAGGCCGACGCCGCGCTTGGCGAGCCGCTGAGCGAGACGTGCTTCGGCGGGACCGAGGCCGAGCTGGCGCGGACCGAGACGACGCAGCCGGCGATCCTCACGGTCGCCGTCGCGGCGTTCCGGCTCTACCTCGCGCGCGGCGGCCAGCCGCCTGCGGCGGCCGCCGGGCATTCGCTGGGCGAGTACGCGGCGCACGTCGCCGCGGGAACGCTCGGTTTCACGGACGCCGTGACGACCGTCCGCCGGCGCGGCCGTTTCATGCAGGAGGCCGTGCCCGCGGGCACAGGAGCGATGGCGGCGATCCTCGGGCTCGAACGTGCGATCCTCGAGCGTCTCTGTCTCGAGGAGGCGAAGGGTGAGATCGTCTCGTGCGCGAACTTCAACGGCGCGGGTCAGATCGTCGTCGCGGGCCATGCCGCGGCCGTCGCGCGCGTGGCCGCCGCGGCGTCGGCGGCCGGAGCGAAGCGGGCACTGCCGCTCCCGGTGAGCGCACCGTTCCATTGCGCCCTCATGGAGCCGGCGGCGCGGAGACTCTCCGAGGTCCTCTCCCGGATCGCGTTCGCCGATCCGTCGATCCCGGTCTACACGAACGTCGACGCCGCCCCGGTGGCTGCGGGCGACGTCGCGCGCGACGCGCTCGTCCGCCAGGTCGCCTCGTGCGTCCAATGGGAGGACGAGGTGGTGCGCATGGTCGACGATGGCCACGACACGTTCATCGAGTTCGGCCCCGGCAAGGTCCTCTCGAACCTCGTGCGCCGGATCCGGAAGGACGCGACGGTGCTCTCGGTGTCCGATCGTGCCGGTATCGACGCCGCCCTCGCGACCGTGGAGGCCTGATCGTGGAACGACCGTTCGAGGGGAAGACGGCGCTCGTCACCGGCGGCTCGCGAGGGATCGGGCGGGCGATCGCGGTCGAGCTCGCGCGGAAGGGCGCTTCGGTCGTCGTCGGGGCGAGGACGCGCGAGGCCGCGGCCGTGACAGCCGACGCCATCACGTCCTCCGGGGGGCAGGCCGTCCCCCTGGCCCTCGACATCGCGGACGCGGCATCGGTAGAATCCGCGCTCGGAGGGCTGCTCAAGGAGCGTGCTACACTCCCGCTCCTCGTCAACAATGCCGGGGTCACTCGGGACAATCTCCTCATGAGGATGAAGCCTGAGGAGTGGGCTCAAGTGATCGAAACGAACCTCACGGGGATCTACCGGCTGTGTCGCGCCGTCGTCCCCTCCATGGTCAAAGCGCGTTACGGGAGAATCGTGAACGTCACGTCGGTGGTGGCTCGTATCGGGAACGCAGGCCAGGTGAACTACGCCGCGTCGAAGGCGGGTATCGAGGGGTTCACCCGCTCGCTCGCCCGCGAGCTCGCGTCGCGCAACGTCACGGCGAACTGCGTCGCGCCCGGGTTCATCGACACCGACATGACGGCCGCGCTCACGGAGAAGCAGCGCGAGGCGCTCCTGGCACAGGTGCCGCTCGGCCGCCTCGGGACGGGAGACGACGTCGCCCACGCGGTATCGTGGCTCCTGAGCGACGCCGCTTCCTACGTCACGGGGATCACGCTGGACGTCAACGGCGGCATGGCGATGTGAATTTCCGCGCGCGGGGGGATGCCCTCGCACGCGATTCAGGACGGAGGATTGCAGGGATGGCTTCCATCGAAGACAAGGTCAAGCACATCATCGTGGAGCAGCTGGGCGTCGACGAGGACGAGGTCAAGCCCGAGGCCCACTTCGTGGACGACTTGGGTGCCGACTCGCTCGACGTCGTCGAGCTCGTCATGGCTCTCGAAGAGGCGTTCGGTCTCGAGATCTCCGACGAGGACGCCGAGAAGCTCACCACCGTGAAGCAGGCCGTCGATTACATCGGGGCCCACGCCAAGGTCTGACCTTGCGCCGCCGCGTCGTCATCACCGGGCTGGGAGTGGTGTCTCCCCTCGGCCTGGACACGCCGTCCACCTGGGAGGCGCTCCTCGCCGGCAAGAGCGGGATCGGCCCGATCACCGGGTTCGACGCCTCCGCGTTCACCTCGCGCATCGCCGGAGAGGTCCACGGCTTCGTTCCGGAGAACTACGTCGACCGGAAGGAAGTCAAGAAGATGGACACGTTCATCCACTTCGCGATCGCCGCGTCGAAGGAGGCGATGGCCGATTCGGGCCTCGTCGTCGACGCGTCGAACGCCGAGCGCGTGGGCGTGTACATCGGGTCGGGGATCGGCGGCCTCCACATGCACGAGTCGACCCACAAGGACTACCTCGAGCGCGGGCCGCGGCGGATCTCCCCTTTCTTCATCCCGGGGATGATCATCAACCTCGCCGCGGGCCAGGTGTCGATCCTCTTCGGCGCCAAGGGACCGAACCTCGCCGTCGCGACCGCGTGCGCCACCGGCAACCACGCGATCGGCGAGGCGATGCGCCTCATCCGTGAAGATTACGCCGACGCGATGATCGCGGGCGGAACCGATGCCGGCGTCACGCCGCTCGCCCTCGGCGGGTTCTGCGCGATGAAGGCGCTCTCGACGCGAAACGACGACCCGCCGAAGGCCAGCCGTCCGTTCGACGCCGAGCGCGACGGGTTCGTCATGGGCGACGGCGCGGGGATCCTCGTCCTCGAGGAGCGCGACCGCGCGATCGCGCGCGGGGCGCGCATCTACGCCGAGCTCGCGGGCTACGGCCTGTCGGGCGACGCCTACCACATCTCGGCGCCCTCGGAGAACGGCGAGGGGGCCGCGCGCGCGATGCGCGGCGCCCTGAAGGACGCCGGCCTCGCCCCCGAGACGGTCGACTACATCAACGCCCACGGGACCTCGACGCCGGTCGGAGACAAGATCGAGACGCAGGCGGTCAAGACCGTCTTCGGCGACCATGCGAGGAAGCTGGCGGTGTCGTCGACGAAGTCGATGACGGGGCACCTCCTGGGCGCGGCGGGCGGCCTCGAGAGCGCGATCACGACCCTCGCCGTCTACCACGGCGAGATCCCGCCGACGATCAACTACGAGCACCCCGATCCCGCGTGCGATCTCGACTACGTGCCGAACGTGTCGCGCAAGGTCGCGCTCCGGGCGGCGCTCAACAACTCCTTCGGGTTCGGCGGGACGAACGCATCGCTCCTGACGATCCGGCACGACGCATGAAGATCGCGGTCTGCATCAAGCACGTCCCGGACACCGAGGCGAAGATCAAGATCGCCGCGGACGGCACGAGCCCCGACCTCGCCGGCGTCAAGATGATCATCTCGCCTTACGACGAGTACGCGCTCGAGGAGGCGCTCCTCCTCAAAGAGGCCGGCGCCGTGCAGGAGGTCGTCGTCGTCGGGGCGGGGGACGACGGAGCGGCGGCATCTCTCCGCCAGGCGCTCGCGATGGGCGCGGACCGCGCGGTGCACGTCCAGGCCCCCGCCCTCGCCGGCGCGGATGCTCTCGGACGGGCGTCGACCCTCGCCGCGGCGCTTCGCGTCGAGAATCCCGATCTCGTCTTCACCGGCAAGACGGGCGTCGGCGACGACGAGAGCCAGGTCGGCCCGATGCTCGGCGAGCTCCTCGACCGCCCGCAGGTCGGCTCGGTCTTCAAGATGACGCTCGCCGCCGGCCGCTTCACCGCCTTCCGCGGGATCGAGGGCGCGGTCGAGGTCGTCGAAGGCTCCCTGCCTGCCGTCATCTCGTGGGACAAGGGCGAGCACGAGCCGCGCTACGCCTCCCTCAAGGGAATCATGGCGGCGAAGAAGAAGCCGCTCGCGGTGGTCGCCCCGGAGGCGCCTGCCAAGGCGCGCCACGTCGTGCGCGAATCGCTCACGCTCCCGCCGCCGAGGCCGCAGGGGAGGCTCCTCCCCGGCTCGCCGCAAGAGGCCGCGCGCGATCTCGCGCGCCTCCTGCGCGACGAAGCGAAGGTGATCTGATGGGTGCGATCCTCGTCTTCCTCGAACGCCGGGAGGGGAAGGTCAAGCCCGCGGGCCTCCAGGCGCTGTCGCTCGCCGCACGTCTCTCGAGCGGCGATCCCGTCGCCGCTCTGGCGCTGGGCACGGGTGCCTCCGAAGCCGCGGCGGCGGCCGGCGCTCACGGGGCGAAGCAGCTCGTGGTCGCGGAGGACGCGGTGTACGACGCGTTCCCGGTCGAAGCGATCGCGCACGCGCTCGCCGCCGCAGCGAAGCAGGTCTCCTCGGACACGATCCTCGTTCCCGGCACGACGCTCGGCCGCGACGCCGCCGCCCGCGCCGCGGCGCGGCTCGACACGGGACTCCTCTCGGACGTCGTCGAGCTCGAGCGGCAGTCGGGAGGCGCGCTCCGCGGCAGGCGGCCGATCTACTCGGGCAAGGCGGATGCCTGGGAGTCGATCCCCTCCGCGCGCCCCGCAATGGCAACCCTGCGACCCAACGTCTTCCCGGCGGCTCCGGGCGCCGGCGGTCCGGCGGAGATCGTGCGCCTCGACCATCAGGCGCCCGCCGCCCGCGCCGTCGTCGTCCGCACCGAGCTTCCGGCCAGCCAGGAGATCGACGTCGCCGAGGCCTCGATCATCGTGAGCGGCGGGCGCGGCCTCAAGGAGCCGGCGAACTTCGCTCTGATCCGAGGGCTCGCGGACGCGCTCGGCGGCGCCGTCGGCGCCTCGCGCGCGGTCGTCGACGCCGGCTGGATCTCGCACGCCCACCAGGTGGGTCAGACCGGCAAAGTCGTCTCGCCGAGCCTCTACGTCGCGTGCGGGATCTCCGGCGCGATCCAGCACCTCGCCGGCATGTCGAGCTCGAAGGTCATCGTCGCCATCAACAAAGATCCTGACGCGCCGATCTTCAAGGCCGCGACCTACGGGATCGTCGGCGACCTCTTCGAGGTGGTGCCGACGTTGACGGAAGAGATCAAGAAAGTTCGAGCGAGCTAGCTTCCCTAGACTTCATCGAAGAAGTACGGCCTCAAGCACTGGATCCGCTGCTCGTAGTCCTTCGGGTAGAGGAACCAGGTCGTGGCGGAGACCGAGGAGAGCAGAGAGTTTCCGTCCTGCGGCGTGAAGCAATAGCCGACGATCTCCGTCTCGTTCCGCACCGCGACCGTCGGCCACGACACGACCGTGACGTTCAAGATGCGCCCGTAATGGCCGTAGTCGCGCCCGAACGAGAACACGGTGTTCGCGGAGTTCTTGTAGGTCACCGACATCCGGTCGTTCCGCTTCACGAACTCGAGCAGGCGCTCCTTCGTCACCGCCTTCTTCAGGCGGATGTCGAAGAAGATCGTGTGCATGTACTGCGTGTTGAGCACGACGGCCGACGAGAAGACGTTGAAGTCGTACCCCATCGTGTTGAAGAGGTGCCAGGCGTCGCGCGCGTGGTGGGTTCCGAAACGGGGATCCTTGTGCTTGCCGACCTCGGGCGAGGCGACGAAGCTGTCGTCCTGGGAGAGGTCGGACGCGCGCCTCATGCACACGAATCGCCCCTCGACAAGGTTGTCGGGGCCGCCGTCCTGGAGCGCCAGGGTGTCGATCAGAATCGACAGGTTGTGCGTGTTGCACGAGACGACCTGGACGAACTGGTCCTCGCCGCGCTTGAGCGCGTTGTCGTTGATGCCGCGCGCGTAGGGCTTCCCGAAGCCGAACTCGCTTCCCTGCGCGATGAAGCCGAGCGTGTTGTGGGTGAACTTGCTGTAGAACTCGTTCTTGTTCGCGATGCCGACGCCCGACGGCGTGCAGTCGATGACGACGGCGGCGCGTTCGAGGGCCTCCATCGCCTCGTAGGTCGGGTTCATGCCGAGGTCCTGGAACCCCTTCTTCGCGCCGGCGTCGACGCAGAGCTTCGCGCCCCGCTTCATCAGGGTGACGACCTTCGAGCGATCGTGGAGGAGGGGGGTCCTCTTGTGAAAGGTCACCTCGTCGATGCCGAGGGGCTCTTTCATCTGCGTGAGGAGCCCGATCAGCGGCTCGCCGATGGTGCCCGTGCCGATGACATGAACGATCGCGTTGCCCGCCATGGCGTTCTCCGGTCTCGAAGTGCTTTCGCGCGGTAAGCGTCCGCCGTGACGGGCGACTATGACATCCGGCGGGAAGAGGCGTCAAGCGGGCTGCTAGAATCGGGGCGCCGTTCTGAGGAGGCACGTGAGCGGAAACGACAGCAGCGCGATCCCTTCGATCACGATCGGCGAGATGCTCGTGGACGACGCCGCGTCGGCGCTCGGGCTCACGCTCCTCGCCGGAGCGATGGGGCTCGAGAACGTCGTCGACCGGCCCCGCATCCAGAAGCCGGGCCTCGCCCTCGCGGGTTTCCTCGAGTACGTGCACCCCGGACGGATCCAGATCCTGGGCAAGTCGGAGATCAGCTACATCTCCGAGCGCGCCGCCGCCGAGCGCTCGCGGATCGTGTCGCAGTTCTGCCGGCAGGGGGCGAGCTGCTTCGTCGTCACCGCCGGCTTGACGCCGCCCGACGAGCTCGTGCAAGAGGCCGAGCGGAACGGAGTGCCGCTCCTCCGCACGGAGCTGTCGTCGTCGTCCGCGATCGAGCTTCTCACGCGCTACCTCGAAGACCGCCTGGCGCCCCGCGCCGTCGTCCACGGCGTCCTCCTCGACATCTACGGGCTGGGCGTGCTCCTCCTCGGCGACAGCGGCGTCGGGAAGAGCGAGTGCGCGATCGATCTCGTCGTGCGCGGCCACCGCCTCGTGTCGGACGATGTCGTCGAGATCCGCCGCCGCGGCGACGCCCTCGTCGGGACCGGCCCGGAGCTGACCCGCTACCACATGGAGCTGCGCGGGGTCGGGATCATCAATGTCAAGGAGCTGTTCGGGGTCGCCTCGGTGCGGCTCACGAAGTTCGTCGAGTTCGTCATCAAGCTCGACCCATGGAAGCCCGGGAAGCGCTACGACCGGCTGGGGCTGGACGAGCAGCGCCACGAGATCCTCGGGGCGCCGCTGCCGTACGTCGAGATGCCGGTCGGGCCCGGGCGCAACCTCTCGGTGCTCATCGAGGTGGCCGCACGGAACCATCTCCTCAAGCTCAAGGGTTACCACCCGGCGCGCGAGCTGGCGCGCCGCCTCGGCGAGCGAATGCAGCCGACGCCCTCGGACGCCGATTCCGACCCGATGCCCGACCGCGAGCCGGGGGACGGAGAGGCCTGAGGTGGAGCGGCTCATCGTCATCACCGGGCTCTCGGGTTCGGGGAAGTCGCTCGCCGCCCGTTGTCTCGAGGACATGACGTTCTTCTGCGTCGACAACCTCCCGGTCAACCTGATCTTCCAGTTCTACGAGCTCCTCCAGCGATCGGGCGGCGCGATCCCGCGAGGTGCCATCGTCGTCGACGCGCGCGAGCGCGAGTTCCTTCACGCGTTC from Candidatus Polarisedimenticolaceae bacterium encodes the following:
- a CDS encoding DUF4388 domain-containing protein, translated to MQATFSSQTLAEIFRDLYLGERSGVLELSRSGVDKRIFFDRGMILFAESNADDEDLGRRLVNEGKISPGALAEARRNISESKDLAQALVNRGLIGKETLSHTVRYLVERVVQSSFQWEGGTARFSDGWLLQEIFESDILLTFEVILGGIGSMVEFGPIQEAMKGLDNRLKLRRPTPVPIERLALSPAHGYILSRIDGTSKLDDILALLPPGEEGLTCRFLYGLLVMGVVVYDPPVGEGPFRVGAILRDHADAVALERVQEKLILETYEGLKNKNPQEILGLTSQNVTREAVERAYQDAKDLVSRDRILPRIREKLRSELGLIESRLVEAYLTLTQARSEPKAVEAGSGVGESHVDGMLVRVEMDKTRNKMAVEENARLAEQYYAKAKKFLREADYYNAIQYGKLAISYAPEDARFYFLLGECQVKNPDQRWQRMAEQNYLKAAELDQWNVEYRVSLGKFYKRRGLKLRAKKQFEEALQLSPTHEAALKELEALA
- a CDS encoding DUF177 domain-containing protein, with product MPARLAGSLSPGGRGPHLEGSLEAVVPLTCSRCLEPFPWSVHSDFDLVVVREEPALAEDDDELDEDAAEALVAPEGKIGLEDLAKEQLYLNLPLKPICRPDCKGLCTSCGANRNTTTCGCATEAVDPRMAPLLEFRKKKIDS
- the rpmF gene encoding 50S ribosomal protein L32, with protein sequence MPNPKRRHSRARRDKRRAHDALAQPGVSVCPNCQERKLPHRVCPHCGHYKGREVVEPPSA
- a CDS encoding beta-ketoacyl-ACP synthase III, whose product is MTNHDLERIVETSDDWIRTRTGIRERRIAEPHEYMSQFAIEAGRRAVDMAGLTPEAIEIIICATVTPDVPIPATACFIQHGLGCKNAAAFDMSAGCSGFIYAQSVAKQFIVSGRCKHVLVIGAELLSKFLDWTDRTTCVIFADGAGAAVMSEGEEPRGVLASAMHTDGSMSDFICMEGGGSRYPASAETVAAGKHFITMRGNETFKIAVRSLEDVSREVLAKAGLTPDDVTWFIPHQANLRILSAVGDRLGIPAERSWVNVDRYGNTSAASIPIALDEAVRAGKVKRGDVVLMAAFGAGLTWAASVVRW
- the fabD gene encoding ACP S-malonyltransferase; this encodes MKSFVALFPGQGSQYPGMGKDLAADPVAASVFAEADAALGEPLSETCFGGTEAELARTETTQPAILTVAVAAFRLYLARGGQPPAAAAGHSLGEYAAHVAAGTLGFTDAVTTVRRRGRFMQEAVPAGTGAMAAILGLERAILERLCLEEAKGEIVSCANFNGAGQIVVAGHAAAVARVAAAASAAGAKRALPLPVSAPFHCALMEPAARRLSEVLSRIAFADPSIPVYTNVDAAPVAAGDVARDALVRQVASCVQWEDEVVRMVDDGHDTFIEFGPGKVLSNLVRRIRKDATVLSVSDRAGIDAALATVEA
- the fabG gene encoding 3-oxoacyl-ACP reductase FabG, giving the protein MERPFEGKTALVTGGSRGIGRAIAVELARKGASVVVGARTREAAAVTADAITSSGGQAVPLALDIADAASVESALGGLLKERATLPLLVNNAGVTRDNLLMRMKPEEWAQVIETNLTGIYRLCRAVVPSMVKARYGRIVNVTSVVARIGNAGQVNYAASKAGIEGFTRSLARELASRNVTANCVAPGFIDTDMTAALTEKQREALLAQVPLGRLGTGDDVAHAVSWLLSDAASYVTGITLDVNGGMAM
- the acpP gene encoding acyl carrier protein, which codes for MASIEDKVKHIIVEQLGVDEDEVKPEAHFVDDLGADSLDVVELVMALEEAFGLEISDEDAEKLTTVKQAVDYIGAHAKV
- the fabF gene encoding beta-ketoacyl-ACP synthase II, whose translation is MRRRVVITGLGVVSPLGLDTPSTWEALLAGKSGIGPITGFDASAFTSRIAGEVHGFVPENYVDRKEVKKMDTFIHFAIAASKEAMADSGLVVDASNAERVGVYIGSGIGGLHMHESTHKDYLERGPRRISPFFIPGMIINLAAGQVSILFGAKGPNLAVATACATGNHAIGEAMRLIREDYADAMIAGGTDAGVTPLALGGFCAMKALSTRNDDPPKASRPFDAERDGFVMGDGAGILVLEERDRAIARGARIYAELAGYGLSGDAYHISAPSENGEGAARAMRGALKDAGLAPETVDYINAHGTSTPVGDKIETQAVKTVFGDHARKLAVSSTKSMTGHLLGAAGGLESAITTLAVYHGEIPPTINYEHPDPACDLDYVPNVSRKVALRAALNNSFGFGGTNASLLTIRHDA